A window of Planctomycetia bacterium genomic DNA:
TTGTGCCGTTCTTGCTAACCACGCTCCTATTCTTTCGTGGTCTCGAATAGTGTGTCCTTTCTGAATCAAAGCGATGAATGTCTCCTGAAACGCTTCGGCAGATAGGTCGTCGCTGCGGAGAATTGACTTGCACTGCAGATAAACAACTGAACTATACCTGCTGAGAATCTCCCGGAAGTATGATTCCTGTCGCTCAGCAAGATAACGGCGCAGCAGCTCTCCACTTCTGATTTTCTGAAATTCAGAATGTACGTGCTTATCCCAGAACGTTAATATGGATTTCCATGACATTGTTCTGATGCCTTAATGGACACACTTCTGTGCTTTACACTTTCAAGAATTATTGGAATTTTCAATTAAATAATTTCAGATAAGGAATTCATAGTGAACTACCATGAGATGACGCTTAAGTTCCGCCCAGTGCTGGTAGCGTACTAGGCCAGCTTCATGATTTTGCACAAGCCTACTTCGTCAGCGAGAATACTCCATCAAATAGATGGCGAACGAAACGCAAACCAGATTGCTTCGATTTGGGTGCATTGAAATTGAAACGGAACCAACGTCGCCACCAGAACCAACGGACGCCGCGGTTGTGGCACCATCTTCGGACGATGGCGTGATTGACCGGAGCGGGAGAACGCCCGACTGAAGAAACTGCTGGCGGAAGCGGAGTTGGATAAGGCGATCTTACGGGAGGCAGCCTCGGGAAACTTCTAAGCCCGACGAAGCGTCGGGCGTACAGGTAAATTACCAGTTGTTGCTAAGCATGGTATCGTAGAACTGCATGTTGGCCAAGAACTCAGCAGTGGTTAGGGTAATTATTCCTGAAATCTTGCGGCCAGCGAGATCAAGTGAATATCCTTTACCTATTGAGGCGATCAGATTGAAGCTTCCACCCCTAGCCTGGTTATAGGAAAGTACAGTGTAACCTCGGCTGATTGCTACCATTGGCGTTACTGACTACTCCACAGTTGGGTGGATAGTTGGAACGGGATGGTGCAGAGAGACGCCTGAAGGCGGTTCGGTTCCCGATGCGGCATGGCGCACCTAAACGAATCGTTTGCTAACCAACCAGATAATGAGCATAATAGGAGCAAGTCATTCTCCATCAGGGGCGATACAGTTGAATTGTTGGTTTTCATTCGCACTGTTATTCCTCCTGGTTTCGAGCAGCTATGCTGACGATGGCGTGGCTTACTTTGAAAAGCATATCCGTCCGGTATTGATTGAGCGGTGTTACAGTTGTCATTCGTCGCAATCGAAGTCGGTGAAGGGTGGGTTGCTGCTTGATAGCAAAGCAGGTCTGCTCAGGGGTGGGGATTCGGGTTCAGCACTGAATCTACAGGAGCCATCCAAAAGCCTGCTGCTGGCAGTGCTCAAGTACGATGGCGACATTAAGATGCCTCCGAAGGGGAAGTTGCCTGAACAGACCATCAAGCATTTTGAGACCTGGTTGAAGAACGGGGCGGTTGATCCACTAACGGCACCAGTGAACAGTACCAAAGGCATTGATCTGGCGAAAGGCAAACAGTGGTGGTCGTATCAACCACTCAAGGTGATAGCTCCACCGAGGGTGCGGGATAAGAGTTGGCCTCGGGGAGTGATTGATCAGCATATCTTGCACAAGATCGAAGCAAGGGGACTGAGTCCTGCCGAGGATGCTGATCGCCGAACGCTGATACATCGTTTATCGTTCGATCTTACGGGGTTGCCTCCTTCGCTTGAAGCGGTGGATGCCTTCGTGAAAGAAGCAAGCCCACAGTCAGTAGAGAAACTGGTGGATAAGTTGCTGGCATCACCCCGCTTCGGTGAACACTGGGGCAGGCATTGGCTTGACATCATACGGTTCGGGGAATCGTTGACACTGCGAGGGTTCGTCCTCAAAGATGCCTGGCGGTATCGGCAGTATGTGATTGATGCGATGAACCATGATATGCCTTATGATCAGTTCCTGCGTGAACAGCTTGCTGGTGATTTGCTTCCTGCATCGAACACAACTGAAAAGCAACGGCTCAGCGTCGCCACCACGTTCCTGGCCTTAGGCAATTACAATCTCGAAGAGCAGGACAAGAAGCAGTTGGAGATGGACATCGTCGATGAACAACTCGATGTCATCACGCGTGGCTTACTGGGACAAACTGTCACCTGTGCCCGTTGTCACGATCACAAGTTCGATCCAATACCTACCAAAGATTACTATGCCCTGGCGGGGATTCTGAAGAATGTACAAACCGTGGAGCATGCCAACGTCTCGAAGTGGCTCGAACTTCCGATGGCACAGGAAGCTGTTGAAGAAGCAAAGTATGTACAACTGGAAAAGGAACTAAATGACCTGCAAGCCCGGATCAAGAAACTGAAAGGCAACAAGACGCTGCCCGCAGAGGCGTTCAAGAGCAGCGATCTGCCGGGCATCATCGTCGATGACAGCAGGGCGAAGAAGGTGGGGGCCTGGAAGTCGTCGATCAGCGTGAAGCCTTTCGTGGATGCAGGCTACCTGCATGATGATAACAAGGAGAAAGGGAACAAGACCGTCACCTTCACGCCCGAGCTTCCACACGATGGCAAGTATGAGGTGAGACTGTCGTACACGCCTGACCGCAACCGCAGCAAAGCGGTGCCGGTGACGATCTTCGGAGCGGATGGCGAGGTGGAAAAGAAGATCAACCAGCAGGAACCCCCGACGCTCGAAGGCGGGTTCGTTTCGTTGGGGGTGCATCGTTTTGAAAAGGCCGGGCAGTCGTTTGTGATCGTAGCCAACGAAGGCACCACCGGCCATGTGATTGCGGATGCAGTGCAGTTTCTGCCCGTTGAGGGTGCTGCACCGGTGAAGGAGAAGAAGGTTACGAAGATCGATCTTGAACTTAAGCTGATGGAAGCCCATCAGAA
This region includes:
- a CDS encoding DUF1549 domain-containing protein; the protein is MSIIGASHSPSGAIQLNCWFSFALLFLLVSSSYADDGVAYFEKHIRPVLIERCYSCHSSQSKSVKGGLLLDSKAGLLRGGDSGSALNLQEPSKSLLLAVLKYDGDIKMPPKGKLPEQTIKHFETWLKNGAVDPLTAPVNSTKGIDLAKGKQWWSYQPLKVIAPPRVRDKSWPRGVIDQHILHKIEARGLSPAEDADRRTLIHRLSFDLTGLPPSLEAVDAFVKEASPQSVEKLVDKLLASPRFGEHWGRHWLDIIRFGESLTLRGFVLKDAWRYRQYVIDAMNHDMPYDQFLREQLAGDLLPASNTTEKQRLSVATTFLALGNYNLEEQDKKQLEMDIVDEQLDVITRGLLGQTVTCARCHDHKFDPIPTKDYYALAGILKNVQTVEHANVSKWLELPMAQEAVEEAKYVQLEKELNDLQARIKKLKGNKTLPAEAFKSSDLPGIIVDDSRAKKVGAWKSSISVKPFVDAGYLHDDNKEKGNKTVTFTPELPHDGKYEVRLSYTPDRNRSKAVPVTIFGADGEVEKKINQQEPPTLEGGFVSLGVHRFEKAGQSFVIVANEGTTGHVIADAVQFLPVEGAAPVKEKKVTKIDLELKLMEAHQKVLQQQLSRRPTRMGVREQKSCIDCKVHIRGLVSNQGEVVPRGFLQAAVFPHGLVFSSRESGRRELAEWITNQQNPLTARVIVNRTWLWLFGHGLCPTPDNFGTTGEKPTHPELLDALAVEFMNDGWSIKRLIRRIVLSRTYQLGKSREALAPGAEHLYTQHTRRRLEAEAFRDRLLVLSGTLDLNPPRYDALASLNSDYAYQHQWNCRSVYLPAFRNSPEELIEAFDRADPSTVVGQRNVSTVAPQALYLMNHPQVHRLTKIAAERLLTEVSSDDAKLIEHAYRMTLGREPTAKETVLLKQTIDLRGNSVETWAKIIHALVCSLEFRYVE